A window of the Nitrospira sp. genome harbors these coding sequences:
- a CDS encoding type II toxin-antitoxin system prevent-host-death family antitoxin has translation MGSVNVKETRRLLKSLLDRAEAGETITIARHGEIVARLVPPSRHPRQLPSLSRLRGSIKRKGRSLSRIVIDSRLDERA, from the coding sequence ATGGGATCTGTCAACGTCAAGGAGACGCGCCGCCTCTTAAAATCGCTCCTTGATCGTGCCGAAGCCGGCGAAACCATTACCATCGCGCGACATGGCGAAATTGTCGCGAGACTCGTTCCTCCTTCTCGGCATCCTCGCCAACTGCCGTCTCTCAGTCGGTTACGCGGCTCGATTAAGAGAAAAGGGCGCTCCTTGAGTCGTATCGTGATTGACTCGCGGCTGGATGAACGCGCGTGA
- a CDS encoding cytochrome c produces the protein MRGTRIVVTVCNIVAVALLSTAGWAAPEADPLKPRVPEAERAEVRKAKSPLTVTPEIIAKGKELYEGKGTCVNCHGLTGEGNGPGGMLLSPGPRNFTNCKFHKKRNDGELHWIIKNGSPGTGMPALIKGGVITEEEAWMTIAYERTFCKDTE, from the coding sequence ATGAGAGGTACGCGTATAGTCGTGACAGTATGCAACATAGTCGCCGTTGCCTTGTTGAGTACGGCTGGATGGGCCGCACCCGAGGCCGACCCATTGAAGCCGCGTGTCCCGGAGGCTGAACGGGCCGAAGTACGGAAGGCAAAGAGCCCTTTGACCGTGACACCCGAGATCATCGCCAAAGGCAAGGAACTCTATGAAGGCAAGGGGACCTGCGTCAACTGTCATGGCCTGACTGGAGAAGGGAATGGGCCCGGTGGAATGTTGTTGTCGCCGGGACCCCGAAACTTCACGAACTGCAAGTTTCACAAGAAGCGGAACGACGGAGAACTACACTGGATCATCAAGAACGGAAGTCCCGGCACCGGTATGCCGGCCCTGATCAAGGGAGGCGTCATCACCGAGGAGGAAGCCTGGATGACCATCGCCTACGAACGAACCTTCTGTAAGGACACCGAATAG
- the bioD gene encoding dethiobiotin synthase yields MNHGIFITGTDTDVGKTLVTAALALHLKKRGLTVGVMKPIETGVSAGRAAQSDAARLRNIIESEETSGAICPYSFELPVAPLAAAQAEGQTIDPNTIKKVYRLLSGRYDCMVVEGVGGVHVPVTIKSNVTNLIKLLRLPVVVVGRSGLGGINHALLTVEALRRQKIRIIALVLNRTQPVRSGLALVQERSTIEILRKQSGIAVLGPLPYEPGLPNRFRPAITHLARCAALKNLAKLVLKPARQSR; encoded by the coding sequence ATGAACCACGGGATCTTTATCACCGGCACTGATACAGACGTTGGGAAGACATTGGTCACGGCGGCGCTCGCCCTGCATCTCAAGAAGCGCGGGCTGACGGTCGGCGTGATGAAGCCGATTGAGACAGGAGTCTCGGCAGGAAGAGCAGCTCAGTCGGATGCAGCCCGGTTACGAAACATCATTGAAAGTGAAGAGACATCGGGAGCTATCTGTCCCTATTCGTTTGAGTTGCCGGTCGCTCCACTTGCTGCTGCTCAGGCCGAAGGACAGACCATCGATCCGAACACCATCAAGAAAGTCTACCGCCTCTTGTCCGGCCGGTATGATTGCATGGTGGTCGAAGGAGTCGGCGGCGTGCACGTGCCGGTCACAATCAAGTCCAATGTCACGAATCTGATCAAGCTATTACGCCTTCCAGTCGTGGTCGTTGGGCGATCCGGCCTGGGAGGAATCAATCATGCTTTGCTGACCGTCGAAGCCCTTCGGCGACAGAAGATCCGGATCATCGCTCTCGTTCTGAATCGCACCCAGCCCGTCCGATCGGGGCTCGCGCTCGTTCAAGAGCGATCGACGATTGAGATCCTTCGCAAACAATCCGGCATAGCAGTGCTCGGCCCACTCCCTTACGAACCAGGCCTGCCGAACCGCTTCCGCCCCGCCATCACCCATCTTGCGCGATGCGCTGCGCTCAAGAACTTGGCGAAGTTGGTGTTGAAACCCGCGAGACAAAGTCGGTGA
- a CDS encoding group 1 truncated hemoglobin has product MRFSKQIATVAIAVAATWTLSSATSFAAERSLYERLGGQGAIQAVVTKFIGNVGADKRINGYFAKTDLKQLNKLLVEQVCQASGGPCTYSGRDMKTTHKGMKVTTAAFNALVEDLVSALDTFNVGKQEKDELLGVLGPMKKDIVEVP; this is encoded by the coding sequence ATGAGATTCTCGAAGCAGATAGCGACGGTTGCCATTGCCGTGGCGGCCACCTGGACACTGAGCAGCGCGACATCCTTTGCGGCGGAGCGATCGCTCTATGAACGGCTTGGCGGGCAGGGTGCCATTCAAGCCGTCGTCACCAAATTCATCGGCAACGTAGGAGCAGACAAGCGCATCAACGGCTATTTTGCGAAAACCGACCTCAAGCAGCTCAATAAGCTCTTGGTCGAACAGGTCTGCCAGGCGAGCGGCGGGCCTTGCACCTACTCAGGCCGAGATATGAAGACGACGCACAAGGGCATGAAGGTCACAACGGCCGCCTTCAACGCCCTCGTGGAAGACCTGGTCAGTGCGTTGGACACCTTCAACGTCGGAAAACAAGAAAAAGACGAACTGCTCGGCGTCCTCGGGCCGATGAAAAAGGACATCGTCGAAGTTCCCTGA
- the queG gene encoding tRNA epoxyqueuosine(34) reductase QueG yields the protein MSITATIKQEARRLGFDAVGISQVSSEQTGSIAGDREKSSLSHPETAVPRRLLDRLTEWLRRGYHGTMAWMERDPNKRADPGLVLPGCRSIISLGTNYLTEHRANEQPGYGRIARYAWGGDYHKLFDSRLKQLEQLIHRMAPDARTRSYSDTGPIMEKAWAERAGLGWIGKHSNLVSAEYGSWLLLGEILTTAVLDPDESATDLCGSCTLCIQACPTGAITEPYVVDATRCVSYLTIELRGDDSTVPHELQTGMGNKIFGCDDCLDVCPFNLRAEPTREGAFQPSHLTLSPELNELSKLDETTFSMVFRQSPIRRAKHQGLLRNVAIAQRNLKPA from the coding sequence ATGTCCATCACGGCAACCATCAAACAAGAAGCCCGTAGGCTGGGATTCGATGCGGTCGGCATTAGCCAGGTATCCAGTGAACAGACAGGGTCGATTGCCGGCGATCGGGAAAAGAGTTCCCTTTCGCATCCCGAAACTGCAGTTCCCCGACGTCTCCTTGATCGTCTCACCGAATGGCTCAGGCGAGGCTACCACGGCACCATGGCCTGGATGGAACGGGACCCGAACAAACGCGCCGATCCTGGCCTGGTGCTTCCCGGCTGCCGCTCCATCATCTCGTTGGGGACCAACTATCTTACCGAGCACCGTGCCAACGAACAGCCAGGCTACGGCCGCATTGCGCGATATGCTTGGGGAGGAGATTATCACAAGCTTTTTGATTCCAGGCTCAAGCAACTGGAACAGTTGATTCACAGGATGGCACCAGACGCCAGAACCCGTTCATACAGCGACACCGGCCCCATCATGGAGAAAGCCTGGGCGGAACGAGCAGGCTTAGGCTGGATCGGAAAACATTCCAATCTTGTTTCAGCAGAGTATGGTTCTTGGCTCCTGTTGGGAGAAATTCTGACTACGGCGGTGCTGGACCCCGACGAATCGGCGACCGATCTCTGTGGCAGCTGCACGCTCTGCATTCAAGCTTGCCCGACGGGAGCCATCACGGAGCCCTACGTTGTCGACGCCACTCGTTGTGTGTCATACCTCACGATCGAACTACGTGGCGACGACAGCACCGTCCCTCACGAGCTACAAACAGGCATGGGAAACAAGATCTTCGGATGCGACGATTGTCTCGATGTCTGTCCGTTCAATCTGCGAGCGGAACCGACTCGGGAAGGCGCCTTTCAACCTTCACATCTGACACTCTCTCCTGAGTTGAACGAACTATCCAAGCTGGATGAGACGACCTTCTCGATGGTATTTCGACAGAGCCCGATCAGGCGCGCAAAACACCAGGGCCTTCTCCGAAACGTGGCGATCGCCCAGCGTAATCTCAAGCCTGCGTAA
- a CDS encoding multicopper oxidase domain-containing protein, producing the protein MQRFRMLTSTLGLAVLFGASGCITMPGSAAAKVHDVTFTATETEIVIDGNGTKYKAWTFNGQMPGPVVRVTEGDTVHFTLVNPPTNANGHSMDFHAAEIDFLKNYREIRPGETIKYTFVAKKPGVFFYHCGAPPMIQHIGRGMFGAIIVDPKNANAWPKADREFVLVQSELWQNPDNVQAMFDRKFDFTVFNGGVFKYHPFFPGSEPLEVKVGERVRIYFVNAGPNEFSSLHTIAEIWDNVYESGNPANKLTGVQTYVVGPGSAATFDMIVDEPGAYPIVTHSLTSALRGAIAVVVANQNPKKYDNLMPLTPWNP; encoded by the coding sequence ATGCAGAGGTTTCGTATGCTCACATCTACCCTGGGACTTGCCGTCCTCTTCGGAGCCAGCGGTTGTATCACGATGCCTGGGTCCGCAGCGGCGAAGGTCCATGACGTCACGTTCACGGCGACCGAAACGGAGATCGTCATCGACGGTAATGGTACGAAGTACAAGGCCTGGACCTTTAACGGTCAGATGCCAGGCCCGGTCGTCCGGGTGACGGAAGGGGATACAGTGCACTTCACCCTCGTCAATCCCCCGACGAACGCCAACGGACATTCGATGGACTTTCACGCGGCTGAGATCGACTTCCTGAAGAACTACCGCGAAATCAGGCCCGGCGAGACGATCAAGTATACCTTCGTGGCAAAGAAGCCCGGCGTGTTCTTCTATCACTGCGGCGCACCGCCGATGATCCAGCACATTGGCCGCGGCATGTTCGGTGCGATCATCGTCGATCCCAAGAACGCAAACGCTTGGCCCAAGGCCGATCGGGAATTCGTCCTGGTGCAATCCGAGCTGTGGCAGAACCCGGACAATGTGCAGGCGATGTTCGATCGGAAATTTGATTTCACGGTCTTCAACGGCGGCGTCTTCAAGTACCATCCCTTCTTCCCGGGATCCGAGCCGTTGGAAGTCAAGGTCGGCGAACGGGTACGCATTTACTTTGTGAATGCCGGCCCGAACGAGTTCTCTTCTCTCCATACCATCGCCGAAATCTGGGACAACGTCTACGAAAGCGGCAATCCGGCCAACAAACTTACGGGGGTCCAGACCTATGTGGTCGGTCCGGGCAGTGCAGCCACGTTCGATATGATCGTTGATGAACCGGGAGCCTATCCTATCGTGACCCACTCCTTGACGAGCGCTCTGCGAGGTGCGATTGCCGTGGTGGTCGCCAACCAGAACCCAAAGAAGTATGACAACTTGATGCCGCTGACCCCCTGGAATCCTTAA
- a CDS encoding type II toxin-antitoxin system VapC family toxin codes for MTVYVDTSVLAAYYCPEALSLAAERTLRSHRAPTISELTQVEFASAISKKVREKTLSQEHAARVMAQFETHVEDGYYEVLSLRPRDYRLAKSWLGQLSGTLRTLDALHLAVAEATGGAIVTADHRLAAEAQRLGVPVRLLTVGRAG; via the coding sequence GTGACGGTCTATGTCGATACCAGCGTCCTTGCCGCGTACTACTGCCCGGAAGCATTGAGTCTTGCGGCGGAGCGCACACTCCGAAGTCATCGCGCACCAACAATCAGCGAACTTACCCAGGTCGAGTTCGCCTCTGCCATTTCCAAGAAGGTCAGGGAAAAGACATTGTCTCAGGAACATGCGGCGAGAGTGATGGCCCAATTCGAGACGCATGTCGAGGATGGATACTATGAAGTCCTCTCCCTGAGGCCGCGAGACTATCGCCTAGCCAAGTCTTGGTTGGGACAACTCAGTGGCACACTCAGAACGCTTGATGCTTTGCATCTCGCCGTGGCCGAGGCTACCGGGGGAGCAATCGTCACAGCCGATCACCGGCTCGCAGCCGAAGCTCAAAGGT
- a CDS encoding SDR family NAD(P)-dependent oxidoreductase — protein sequence MPSPIGSRPAVLITGASGGIGRAICEGFGKAGWYVGLHYYRNKPSAEETLRQVLNAGGAGDLYPADIREAESVRRMVDGFSGCTSGPLVLVCNAGIGQGDLLVRHSDEIWENVIATNLTGTFHCLRAMGPALLARGGGSIIVIGSHTGFHGATGQSAYATSKAGLIGLVRTAALEWGPQNIRVNLVLPGWQKTDLTDGIFPEDKGWFDHALHRPASLDEVVGTIVHLAQLKDVSGQVWNCDSRHL from the coding sequence ATGCCGTCGCCGATTGGATCGAGACCAGCAGTCCTCATTACCGGCGCTTCTGGTGGGATCGGGCGTGCCATCTGTGAGGGATTCGGAAAGGCCGGGTGGTATGTGGGCCTGCACTACTATCGCAACAAACCGTCGGCAGAAGAGACATTGCGACAGGTGCTGAACGCAGGCGGAGCCGGTGATCTCTATCCCGCCGATATTCGAGAAGCGGAATCCGTTCGACGCATGGTCGACGGATTCTCCGGCTGCACGTCCGGCCCATTGGTATTGGTTTGCAACGCCGGAATCGGGCAAGGCGATTTGCTCGTGCGCCATTCAGACGAGATCTGGGAGAACGTCATCGCCACGAATCTCACAGGCACATTTCACTGTCTGCGAGCCATGGGGCCTGCCCTGCTCGCCCGCGGCGGAGGCTCCATCATCGTGATCGGTTCCCACACGGGATTCCATGGGGCGACGGGCCAGAGCGCCTATGCGACATCCAAGGCAGGACTGATCGGTCTTGTCAGAACGGCGGCGCTAGAATGGGGGCCACAGAATATTCGTGTGAATCTCGTGCTGCCAGGCTGGCAAAAGACCGACTTGACGGATGGAATATTCCCGGAAGATAAGGGATGGTTCGATCACGCACTACATCGGCCGGCATCTCTCGACGAAGTCGTCGGTACGATCGTACATTTGGCCCAGCTTAAGGACGTATCGGGACAGGTTTGGAACTGCGACAGCAGACATCTCTAG
- the thiE gene encoding thiamine phosphate synthase → MVHGSRGKNPSASVLAGLYVILDPSVSPDRPLLDVLKVSAEAGAKLFQYRNKTASMKTAYAEALPLRQVAQELGVLFIVNDRCDLALAVDADGVHLGQGDLPLNLARKVMGPDKLIGISTHSREQVATATAGGPDYLGFGPIFTPGSKLDHDPVVGLQGLRTIRPVTTLPIFAIGGITADRSGEVIRAGADGVAVISAILKAPDISQAVTDFVSRVSTPTSPSS, encoded by the coding sequence ATGGTTCACGGTTCCAGAGGGAAGAATCCTAGTGCATCGGTGCTCGCCGGCCTCTACGTCATTCTCGATCCATCGGTCAGTCCCGATCGTCCCCTTCTCGATGTCTTGAAGGTTTCAGCCGAGGCAGGAGCCAAGCTTTTTCAGTACCGGAACAAGACGGCTTCGATGAAAACCGCCTATGCGGAGGCGTTGCCCCTGAGGCAAGTAGCGCAAGAACTCGGTGTGCTGTTCATTGTCAACGATCGATGCGATTTGGCGCTGGCGGTGGATGCGGACGGTGTGCATCTCGGACAGGGAGATTTACCGCTCAATCTCGCACGAAAGGTCATGGGGCCTGACAAACTGATCGGTATTTCGACACACAGCCGAGAGCAAGTGGCGACGGCGACAGCCGGCGGGCCGGACTATCTCGGCTTTGGTCCGATTTTCACGCCCGGCTCAAAGTTGGACCATGATCCGGTCGTTGGCCTGCAGGGGCTACGAACAATCCGCCCCGTGACTACGCTCCCGATCTTTGCCATCGGTGGAATTACGGCCGATCGCTCTGGGGAAGTGATTCGAGCAGGAGCCGACGGAGTGGCGGTCATCTCCGCAATTCTGAAGGCACCGGATATTTCGCAGGCCGTCACCGACTTTGTCTCGCGGGTTTCAACACCAACTTCGCCAAGTTCTTGA
- a CDS encoding DGQHR domain-containing protein, whose product MLATRITQKEGAFYFIAYKAGELLSKVRFTSRYYFEGEEIAQAKISDHDDVAQFIAGIERSEKGFQRVLNRQKIKQIVNFYETVVAQPMIPGTVLLFTDETLRFQKAEGSESIGHLSEPKGKYLVIDGQHRLAGLHFFHEKHPDQSAQVEVPCLLFDGRSADFATEMFVIINSTHTRINRSHLVDLYEKVSWESPEKKFAAKVVNLLYAEPDSPLQYKINRLGGRSKQEKWILQSEVFNELLKVVTIHKRWIETHLGMKADRCYALVRDYLKGIKEVMGEVWGQNDRYMFTRDVTLKALIRVLDDLIVDRKLINDWDEQRSHKPFAEIVKPWAPLTKEFRADGFYERFPAKGQLERVRKIHQRLLDAIVG is encoded by the coding sequence ATGCTCGCGACACGGATTACGCAAAAAGAGGGCGCATTCTATTTCATCGCGTACAAGGCCGGTGAGCTCTTGAGCAAGGTTCGGTTCACCAGCCGATACTACTTCGAGGGGGAAGAGATCGCACAGGCCAAGATTTCCGACCATGACGACGTGGCGCAGTTTATTGCGGGAATCGAGCGGAGCGAGAAGGGGTTCCAACGGGTCTTGAATCGGCAGAAGATCAAGCAGATCGTCAATTTTTATGAGACGGTCGTAGCTCAACCGATGATTCCCGGCACCGTGCTGCTCTTTACCGATGAGACGCTTCGCTTTCAAAAGGCGGAGGGCTCAGAGTCAATCGGCCACCTGAGCGAGCCGAAGGGAAAGTATCTGGTGATCGACGGCCAACACCGCCTCGCAGGGCTCCACTTTTTCCACGAAAAACATCCCGATCAAAGCGCGCAGGTCGAGGTACCCTGTCTCTTGTTCGATGGGCGGAGCGCCGACTTTGCCACGGAGATGTTCGTGATCATCAACTCTACCCACACGAGGATCAACCGGTCGCATTTGGTCGATCTCTACGAGAAAGTCTCATGGGAAAGTCCTGAGAAGAAGTTCGCCGCCAAGGTCGTGAACCTCTTGTATGCCGAGCCGGACTCACCGCTGCAGTACAAGATCAATCGACTCGGAGGGCGGAGCAAACAGGAAAAATGGATTCTGCAGTCCGAGGTGTTCAACGAGCTGCTGAAAGTCGTGACCATCCATAAGCGCTGGATAGAGACTCATCTTGGGATGAAGGCAGATCGCTGCTACGCACTGGTGCGTGACTACCTGAAGGGGATCAAGGAGGTCATGGGCGAGGTCTGGGGGCAGAACGATCGGTATATGTTTACTCGTGATGTGACGCTCAAGGCATTAATTCGCGTCTTGGACGATTTGATCGTGGATCGTAAGCTCATCAATGACTGGGACGAACAACGGTCGCACAAGCCGTTTGCGGAGATCGTCAAGCCCTGGGCTCCTCTGACGAAGGAGTTCCGCGCCGACGGCTTCTATGAGCGATTTCCGGCTAAAGGGCAACTTGAACGGGTACGGAAGATTCACCAGCGGCTGCTGGATGCGATTGTTGGATAA